In a single window of the Halobaculum lipolyticum genome:
- a CDS encoding 50S ribosomal protein L14, which produces MEALKADVTQGLEKGSLIACADNTGARELKVISVSGYSGTKNRHPKAGVADKVTVSVTKGTPEMRRQVLEAVVVRQRKPIRRPDGTRVKFADNAAVVIDDMEEPRGTEIKGPIAREVAERFGSIASTATQIV; this is translated from the coding sequence ATGGAGGCCCTCAAGGCCGACGTCACGCAGGGCCTCGAGAAAGGCTCCCTGATCGCGTGCGCCGACAACACCGGCGCGCGTGAGCTGAAGGTCATCTCCGTGTCCGGCTACTCGGGGACGAAGAACCGACACCCCAAGGCGGGCGTCGCCGACAAGGTCACCGTCTCGGTGACCAAGGGCACGCCCGAGATGCGCCGGCAGGTGCTGGAGGCCGTCGTGGTCCGCCAGCGCAAGCCCATCCGTCGCCCCGACGGCACCCGCGTGAAGTTCGCGGACAACGCCGCCGTCGTGATCGACGACATGGAGGAGCCGCGCGGGACCGAGATCAAGGGTCCCATCGCGCGGGAAGTCGCCGAGCGCTTCGGGAGCATCGCATCCACCGCGACTCAGATCGTATGA
- the rplX gene encoding 50S ribosomal protein L24 → MTEQPRKQRTRTRNAPLHERQKFVRATLSADLREEYGQRNVRVNAGDTVEVMRGDFAGEEGEVVDVDLRRSTIHVEGVVVEKADGEETPRPLDASNVRVVDLDLEDDVREARLESDEEAA, encoded by the coding sequence ATGACGGAACAACCACGCAAACAGCGCACCCGGACCCGGAACGCGCCGCTCCACGAGCGGCAGAAGTTCGTCCGCGCGACCCTGTCAGCCGACCTCCGCGAGGAGTACGGCCAGCGGAACGTCCGCGTCAACGCGGGCGACACCGTCGAGGTCATGCGCGGCGACTTCGCGGGCGAGGAGGGCGAGGTCGTCGACGTCGACCTGCGCCGCTCGACCATCCACGTCGAGGGCGTCGTCGTCGAGAAGGCCGACGGGGAGGAGACCCCGCGCCCGCTCGACGCCTCGAACGTCCGCGTCGTCGACCTCGATCTGGAGGACGACGTCCGGGAGGCGCGACTGGAGTCCGACGAGGAGGCTGCATAA
- the rpmC gene encoding 50S ribosomal protein L29 — MAILHVQEVRDMTPAEREAELEELETELLNMKAVQAAGGAPENPGRVGELKRTVARIKTVQREEGDLADSDE; from the coding sequence ATGGCGATCCTCCACGTCCAGGAAGTCCGCGACATGACGCCCGCCGAGCGCGAGGCCGAACTCGAGGAGCTCGAGACCGAGCTGCTCAACATGAAGGCCGTGCAGGCGGCCGGCGGCGCCCCGGAGAACCCGGGTCGCGTCGGCGAACTCAAGCGCACCGTCGCGCGGATCAAGACGGTCCAGCGCGAGGAAGGCGACCTCGCAGACAGCGACGAGTAA
- a CDS encoding 30S ribosomal protein S17 yields the protein MAIGLNVTEPEEACSDENCPFHGSLSVRGQTLEGTVASTSMDKTVVVEREYDVFVPKYDRYMKRRSRVPAHQSPCLDVEEGDRVRIAETRPLSKTKSHVVVETLDAEGDA from the coding sequence ATGGCAATCGGACTGAACGTAACAGAACCGGAGGAGGCCTGCTCCGACGAGAACTGCCCGTTCCACGGATCGCTTTCCGTGCGCGGACAGACGCTCGAAGGGACGGTCGCCTCCACATCGATGGACAAGACGGTCGTCGTCGAGCGCGAATACGACGTATTCGTGCCGAAGTACGACCGGTACATGAAGCGACGCAGCCGGGTCCCGGCCCACCAGTCGCCCTGCCTCGACGTCGAGGAGGGCGACCGCGTGCGGATCGCCGAGACGCGGCCGCTGTCGAAGACGAAGAGCCACGTCGTCGTCGAGACGCTCGACGCGGAAGGTGATGCCTGA
- the rpl4p gene encoding 50S ribosomal protein L4, with translation MKATVRDLNGDDAGEVDLPDVFETEFRSDLIQRAVVAAQANRKQAYGADEFAGLRTPAESFGSGRGMAHVPRSNGQGRRVPQTVKGRKAHPPKAEKDQTKKVNDKERKLATRSAIAATADAELVADRGHAFDEDTELPLVVSDEFEELVKTKEVVSFLEAVGVAADVERADEGRTIRAGRGTTRGRKTQEPKSVLFVTSGEPSKAARNLAGADVTTGREVNVEDLAPGTHAGRLTVFTESALEEVAER, from the coding sequence ATGAAGGCAACAGTACGCGACCTGAACGGCGACGACGCGGGCGAGGTCGACCTCCCCGACGTCTTCGAGACGGAGTTCCGCTCGGACCTGATCCAGCGGGCCGTCGTCGCCGCACAGGCCAACCGGAAACAGGCGTACGGCGCTGACGAGTTCGCCGGCCTCCGCACACCCGCGGAGTCGTTCGGCTCCGGCCGCGGTATGGCCCACGTGCCCCGTTCGAACGGGCAGGGTCGCCGCGTCCCGCAGACCGTCAAGGGTCGCAAGGCCCACCCGCCGAAGGCCGAGAAGGACCAGACGAAGAAGGTGAACGACAAGGAGCGCAAGCTCGCGACGCGGTCGGCCATCGCGGCCACCGCCGACGCCGAGCTGGTCGCCGACCGCGGCCACGCCTTCGACGAGGACACCGAACTCCCGCTCGTCGTCTCCGACGAGTTCGAGGAGCTGGTGAAGACGAAGGAGGTCGTCTCCTTCCTCGAGGCCGTCGGCGTCGCCGCCGACGTCGAGCGCGCCGACGAGGGGCGCACGATCCGCGCCGGTCGCGGGACGACCCGCGGCCGCAAGACGCAGGAGCCGAAGTCGGTCCTGTTCGTCACCAGCGGCGAGCCGTCGAAGGCCGCCCGCAACCTCGCGGGCGCCGACGTGACGACCGGCCGCGAGGTCAACGTCGAGGACCTGGCGCCCGGCACGCACGCCGGCCGCCTGACGGTCTTCACCGAGAGCGCGCTGGAGGAGGTGGCCGAGCGATGA
- a CDS encoding 30S ribosomal protein S4e, with the protein MTNHQKRLSAPNSWPIERKEETFTVKAGAGPHGESGVPLLIVLRDVLGYVDTRKEARYALDHGSVLVNGKAVSDEARPVGMFDILAFAEREEYYRVFPGEGGRLSLTPIDEESASSRLGKVAGKTQVAGGDFQYTLHDGTTLVTDEASYAGGDSLVVDNETKEVVAHFPYEEGALVTAVAGSHAGEIGTVEEITVTAGSGDNAVDVSQDEGGFETVEKYVVVIDENFTGDDE; encoded by the coding sequence ATGACAAACCACCAGAAGCGACTGTCGGCCCCGAACTCGTGGCCGATCGAGCGGAAGGAAGAGACGTTCACCGTGAAGGCGGGCGCCGGCCCGCACGGCGAGTCGGGCGTACCCCTGCTCATCGTCCTCCGGGACGTGCTGGGCTACGTCGACACGCGCAAGGAAGCGCGCTACGCGCTCGATCACGGCTCCGTGCTCGTGAACGGCAAGGCGGTCTCGGACGAGGCTCGCCCGGTCGGGATGTTCGACATCCTGGCGTTCGCCGAGCGCGAGGAGTACTACCGGGTGTTCCCCGGCGAGGGCGGCCGGCTCTCGCTGACGCCCATCGACGAGGAGTCCGCCTCCTCGCGACTGGGGAAGGTCGCCGGCAAGACGCAGGTCGCCGGCGGCGACTTCCAGTACACGCTGCACGACGGCACGACGCTCGTCACCGACGAGGCGTCGTACGCCGGCGGCGACTCGCTGGTCGTCGACAACGAGACGAAGGAGGTCGTCGCGCACTTCCCGTACGAGGAGGGCGCGCTCGTCACCGCCGTCGCCGGCTCCCACGCCGGCGAGATCGGCACCGTCGAGGAGATCACCGTCACCGCCGGCTCCGGCGACAACGCCGTCGACGTGAGTCAGGACGAGGGCGGCTTCGAGACGGTCGAGAAGTACGTCGTCGTCATCGACGAGAACTTCACGGGTGATGACGAATGA
- a CDS encoding 50S ribosomal protein L3, translating into MPQPSRPRKGSLGFGPRKRASSEVPRIRSWPEDDGAAAVQGFAGYKAGMTHVVMVNDESNSPREGMEESVPVTVVEVPPMRAVALRAYEDTPYGQKPVTEVWATEFHDELDRTLDLPAENTFEEDAAELRELVDDGVVDDLRFITHTEPAKLSNVPKKKPDVMETRIGGSSMDERLDYALELVEDGGEHEFGDVFRAGEYTDVSGITKGKGTQGPVKRWGVQKRKGKHARQGWRRRIGNLGPWNPSRVRSTVPQQGQTGYHQRTELNKRLIDFGEGDDASVEGGFKGYGEVDGHYALVKGSLPGPSQRLLRFRPAIRPNDQPRLDPEVRYVSTESNQG; encoded by the coding sequence ATGCCACAACCAAGCAGACCACGCAAGGGTTCGCTGGGCTTCGGCCCGCGCAAGCGCGCGAGCAGTGAAGTCCCCCGCATCCGCTCGTGGCCCGAGGACGACGGCGCCGCCGCCGTGCAGGGCTTCGCGGGCTACAAGGCGGGCATGACCCACGTCGTCATGGTGAACGACGAATCCAACTCCCCGCGCGAGGGGATGGAGGAGTCGGTCCCCGTGACCGTCGTGGAAGTGCCGCCGATGCGAGCGGTCGCGCTGCGAGCCTACGAGGACACGCCGTACGGACAGAAGCCGGTCACCGAGGTCTGGGCCACCGAGTTCCACGACGAACTCGACCGGACCCTCGACCTGCCGGCGGAGAACACCTTCGAGGAGGACGCCGCGGAGCTTCGCGAACTGGTCGACGACGGCGTCGTCGACGACCTCCGGTTCATCACGCACACCGAACCGGCCAAGCTCTCGAACGTCCCCAAGAAGAAGCCCGACGTGATGGAGACGCGTATCGGCGGCTCGTCGATGGACGAGCGGCTCGACTACGCGCTCGAACTGGTCGAGGACGGCGGCGAACACGAGTTCGGCGACGTCTTCCGCGCTGGCGAGTACACCGACGTCTCCGGCATCACGAAGGGGAAGGGCACCCAGGGTCCCGTCAAGCGCTGGGGCGTCCAGAAGCGGAAGGGCAAACACGCGCGGCAGGGCTGGCGGCGCCGGATCGGGAACCTCGGCCCATGGAACCCCTCGCGCGTTCGCTCGACCGTCCCCCAGCAGGGGCAGACCGGCTACCACCAGCGCACGGAGCTCAACAAGCGGCTCATCGACTTCGGCGAGGGCGACGACGCCTCCGTCGAGGGCGGCTTCAAGGGCTACGGCGAGGTGGACGGCCACTACGCGCTCGTGAAGGGCTCGCTCCCGGGTCCCTCCCAGCGCCTCCTGCGCTTCCGCCCGGCCATCCGGCCGAACGACCAGCCGCGCCTCGACCCCGAGGTGCGCTACGTCTCCACCGAATCGAACCAAGGATAA
- a CDS encoding 50S ribosomal protein L23: MSSVIHHPLVTEKAMDEMDFNNKLQFLVDIDANKPEIADAVAAQFDVGVESVRTQVTPQGKKKATVELDEDSDAQEVASRIGVF, encoded by the coding sequence ATGAGTTCGGTCATCCACCACCCGCTCGTCACCGAGAAGGCGATGGACGAGATGGACTTCAACAACAAGCTCCAGTTCCTCGTCGACATCGACGCGAACAAGCCGGAGATCGCCGACGCGGTCGCCGCGCAGTTCGACGTGGGCGTCGAGTCCGTCCGGACCCAGGTGACCCCGCAGGGGAAGAAGAAGGCGACCGTCGAACTCGACGAGGACAGCGACGCGCAGGAAGTCGCCTCCCGTATCGGGGTGTTCTGA
- a CDS encoding amphi-Trp domain-containing protein — protein sequence MAETTSHERELSREETAAYLRRIADELASDETTVRVPVGNKAVRLSPPSRLDTAVRVTERSRRIRRNVEQLELSIEWNPTKRGGGVDEE from the coding sequence ATGGCCGAGACGACGTCCCACGAGCGAGAGTTGAGCCGCGAGGAGACCGCCGCGTACCTGCGGCGCATCGCCGACGAGTTGGCGTCCGACGAGACCACCGTCCGGGTGCCCGTCGGGAACAAGGCCGTCCGGCTCTCGCCGCCGTCGCGGCTCGACACCGCGGTGCGCGTGACCGAGCGGTCCAGACGGATCAGGCGCAACGTGGAGCAGCTCGAACTCTCGATCGAGTGGAACCCCACGAAACGAGGCGGCGGGGTAGACGAGGAGTGA
- a CDS encoding 50S ribosomal protein L22 yields the protein MGINYSVDADPETTAKGMLRERQISFKHSKAIARELKGETVADAREYLHAVIDGERSVPFRKHNSGVGHRSDIDGWDAGRYPEKASKDFLKLLENVANNADEQGFEGQSMTIKHVAAHKVGEQQGRKPRAMGRASAWNTPQVDVEMIIEEEEN from the coding sequence ATGGGAATCAACTACAGCGTCGACGCCGACCCGGAGACCACCGCCAAGGGGATGCTCCGCGAGCGGCAGATCAGCTTCAAGCACAGCAAGGCCATCGCCCGCGAACTCAAGGGCGAGACGGTCGCCGACGCTCGCGAGTACCTGCACGCGGTCATCGACGGGGAGCGCTCCGTCCCGTTCCGCAAGCACAACTCCGGCGTCGGTCACCGCTCGGACATCGACGGCTGGGACGCCGGCCGCTACCCCGAGAAGGCCTCCAAGGACTTCCTGAAGCTCCTGGAGAACGTCGCGAACAACGCCGACGAGCAGGGCTTCGAGGGACAGTCCATGACGATCAAACACGTCGCCGCCCACAAGGTCGGCGAACAGCAGGGCCGCAAACCCCGCGCGATGGGTCGAGCGAGCGCCTGGAACACACCGCAAGTGGACGTCGAAATGATCATCGAGGAGGAGGAGAACTGA
- a CDS encoding 30S ribosomal protein S3 produces MADEHQFIEDGLQRSQINEFFEDELGRAGYGGMEVAKTPMGTQIVLKAEKPGMVIGKGGKNIRKVTSELEERFDMDDPQIDVQEVDEPDLNAKIVADRLANALERGWYFRRAGHTTIDRIMDSGALGAEIVLSGKVTGARSRVEKFNRGYIKHNGEPAEDVVDEGQGVAVMKLGTIGVTVKIIPPGAVLPDDFEIAEDADAPEVEQAAPASEGVEDLLADVDDEEVPEADDVDAEFDEPEVPDADPEDVIDEEVVEEVIEADDDDADEDEESADTDDEEPELDDLDEDVESEAEDLVAEMEADDDDADDEEEE; encoded by the coding sequence ATGGCGGACGAGCACCAGTTCATCGAGGACGGGCTCCAGCGGAGCCAGATCAACGAGTTCTTCGAGGACGAGCTCGGTCGCGCCGGCTACGGCGGGATGGAGGTCGCCAAGACGCCCATGGGCACCCAGATCGTGCTCAAGGCCGAGAAGCCCGGCATGGTGATCGGCAAGGGCGGGAAGAACATCCGCAAGGTCACCTCCGAGCTGGAGGAGCGCTTCGACATGGACGACCCGCAGATCGACGTGCAGGAGGTCGACGAACCCGACCTCAACGCGAAGATCGTCGCGGACCGTCTCGCGAACGCGCTCGAACGCGGCTGGTACTTCCGCCGTGCGGGCCACACGACCATCGACCGGATCATGGACTCCGGCGCCCTCGGCGCCGAGATCGTCCTCTCCGGGAAGGTCACGGGCGCCCGCTCGCGCGTGGAGAAGTTCAACCGCGGCTACATCAAGCACAACGGCGAGCCGGCCGAGGACGTCGTCGACGAGGGCCAGGGCGTGGCCGTCATGAAGCTCGGCACCATCGGCGTGACCGTCAAGATCATCCCGCCGGGCGCGGTGCTGCCCGACGACTTCGAGATCGCCGAGGACGCCGACGCGCCCGAGGTCGAGCAGGCCGCCCCCGCCAGCGAGGGCGTGGAGGACCTGCTGGCCGACGTGGACGACGAGGAGGTCCCGGAGGCCGACGACGTCGACGCCGAGTTCGACGAGCCGGAGGTCCCCGACGCCGACCCCGAGGACGTCATCGACGAGGAGGTCGTCGAGGAGGTCATCGAGGCCGACGACGACGACGCCGACGAGGACGAAGAGAGCGCCGACACCGACGACGAGGAGCCGGAACTCGACGACCTCGACGAGGACGTCGAGTCCGAGGCCGAGGACCTCGTCGCCGAGATGGAGGCCGACGACGACGACGCGGACGACGAGGAGGAGGAGTAA
- a CDS encoding 50S ribosomal protein L5, which yields MSQAEFHDMRAPRIEKVVVHMGVGQGGRELANGEEILEEITGQETVRTTAKRAIGEFGIRPGDPIGAKVTLRDEDAHEFLHTALELVDLSASQFDDTGNFSFGVAEHTEFPSQEYDPQIGIYGLDVTVTLTRPGYRVSQRDKVTRSIPNAHRMTVEDAVAFLEREFDVEVNE from the coding sequence ATGAGCCAGGCCGAGTTCCACGACATGCGCGCGCCGCGCATCGAGAAGGTCGTCGTCCACATGGGCGTCGGCCAGGGCGGCCGCGAACTCGCGAACGGCGAGGAGATCCTCGAGGAGATCACCGGGCAGGAGACCGTCCGCACGACGGCCAAGCGCGCCATCGGCGAGTTCGGCATCCGACCCGGCGACCCCATCGGGGCGAAGGTCACGCTGCGTGACGAGGACGCCCACGAGTTCCTGCACACGGCGCTGGAGCTGGTGGACCTGTCCGCTTCGCAGTTCGACGACACCGGGAACTTCAGCTTCGGCGTCGCCGAACATACCGAGTTCCCGAGCCAGGAGTACGACCCGCAGATCGGCATCTACGGGCTGGACGTCACCGTGACGCTCACGCGTCCGGGCTACCGCGTCTCCCAGCGGGACAAGGTGACCCGATCGATCCCGAACGCCCACCGGATGACCGTCGAGGACGCCGTCGCGTTCCTCGAACGCGAGTTCGACGTGGAGGTCAACGAATGA
- a CDS encoding 30S ribosomal protein S19, translated as MSSEYRTGREGEFTYRGHTLDELQDLELDEVAELLPARARRTITRGLGVQQQKLLADAREATEEESANDPLRTHLRDMPVLPEFVGLTFEVYDGSHFERVKVEPEMIGHYLGEFNLTRNSVEHGQAGIGATRSSKFVPLK; from the coding sequence ATGAGTTCGGAATACCGCACCGGCCGCGAGGGTGAGTTCACCTACCGCGGTCACACGCTCGACGAGCTGCAGGACCTGGAGCTCGACGAGGTCGCTGAACTGCTCCCCGCCCGCGCGCGGCGAACCATCACTCGAGGACTCGGCGTCCAGCAGCAGAAGCTGCTCGCGGACGCCCGGGAAGCCACCGAGGAGGAGTCGGCCAACGACCCGCTCCGCACGCACCTGCGCGACATGCCGGTGCTGCCGGAGTTCGTCGGTCTCACGTTCGAAGTGTACGACGGCAGCCACTTCGAGCGCGTCAAGGTCGAACCCGAGATGATCGGGCACTACCTCGGCGAGTTCAACCTGACCCGCAACTCCGTCGAACACGGGCAGGCCGGTATCGGCGCGACCCGGTCCTCGAAGTTCGTGCCCCTCAAGTAA
- a CDS encoding 30S ribosomal protein S14 translates to MSDANTETTGSDETGEHAAKRTGQEVECRRCERKQGLVGKYDINLCRQCFREVARDMGFRKYR, encoded by the coding sequence ATGAGCGACGCGAACACAGAGACGACCGGATCCGACGAGACGGGCGAGCACGCCGCCAAGCGCACCGGCCAGGAGGTCGAGTGCCGGCGGTGTGAGCGCAAGCAGGGCCTGGTCGGCAAGTACGACATCAACCTCTGTCGCCAGTGCTTCCGCGAGGTCGCCCGCGACATGGGGTTCCGGAAGTACCGATAA
- a CDS encoding ribonuclease P protein component 1, which produces MARTPETLTRHELRGLPVRVVAAASDAHVGLAGVVVSESMRTLTVRTAGGDKRVPKEGTTFRFALSTQESGAGVGRRHSQPIDEAAGDRKAPGSAFELPSPELPTLAGEHGQYDTTGVGTGQSDGCEDAVSVTVDGARLLSRPAFRTERAGDHQWQSD; this is translated from the coding sequence ATGGCACGCACCCCCGAGACGCTCACGCGACACGAACTCCGCGGCCTCCCCGTACGGGTGGTCGCTGCCGCCAGCGACGCCCACGTCGGGCTGGCTGGCGTCGTCGTGTCCGAGAGCATGCGCACCCTGACGGTGCGCACCGCGGGGGGTGACAAACGCGTGCCGAAGGAGGGGACGACGTTCCGGTTCGCCCTCTCCACGCAGGAATCGGGAGCCGGCGTGGGCCGCCGGCACTCCCAGCCCATAGATGAAGCCGCGGGGGACCGCAAGGCCCCCGGGTCCGCGTTCGAACTTCCGTCGCCCGAACTCCCCACACTGGCCGGGGAGCACGGGCAGTACGATACTACCGGCGTCGGAACCGGTCAGTCGGACGGTTGCGAGGACGCGGTCTCCGTTACGGTGGATGGGGCCAGACTGCTCTCACGACCCGCCTTCCGCACGGAACGTGCGGGTGATCACCAATGGCAATCGGACTGA
- a CDS encoding 50S ribosomal protein L2: MGRRIQGQRRGRGSSTFRAPSHRYKSDKQHKKIAEDDANTVHGEVVGIEHDPARSAPLADVEFEDGDRRLVLAPEGVTVGETLSVGVSAEIKPGNTLPISEIPEGVPVCNVESKPGDGGKFARASGVNATLLTHDRDVAVVQLPSGEVKRLNPDCRATIGVVAGGGRTEKPFVKAGKKYHKMRSRGTKYPRVRGVAMNAVDHPFGGGGRQHPGQPKSVSRNAPPGRKVGDIASKRTGRGGNK; this comes from the coding sequence ATGGGACGCAGGATTCAGGGACAACGACGCGGTCGCGGCAGCTCGACGTTCCGAGCGCCGTCGCACCGCTACAAGTCGGACAAACAGCACAAGAAGATCGCGGAGGACGACGCCAACACCGTCCACGGCGAGGTCGTCGGCATCGAGCACGACCCCGCACGCTCGGCCCCGCTCGCGGACGTCGAGTTCGAGGACGGCGACCGCCGCCTCGTGCTCGCGCCCGAGGGCGTCACGGTCGGCGAGACGCTGTCGGTCGGCGTCTCCGCGGAGATCAAACCCGGCAACACGCTGCCCATCTCGGAGATCCCCGAGGGGGTGCCGGTGTGTAACGTCGAGTCGAAGCCCGGCGACGGGGGCAAGTTCGCCCGCGCCTCGGGCGTCAACGCGACGCTGCTCACCCACGACCGCGACGTCGCGGTCGTCCAGCTCCCGTCGGGCGAGGTCAAGCGCCTCAACCCGGACTGCCGCGCCACCATCGGCGTCGTCGCCGGCGGCGGCCGGACGGAGAAACCCTTCGTCAAGGCCGGGAAGAAGTACCACAAGATGCGCAGTCGCGGGACGAAGTACCCGCGCGTCCGCGGTGTCGCGATGAACGCCGTCGACCACCCGTTCGGTGGCGGCGGCCGTCAGCACCCCGGACAGCCGAAGTCCGTCTCGCGGAACGCTCCGCCGGGCCGGAAGGTCGGCGACATCGCCTCGAAGCGGACGGGCCGCGGAGGCAACAAGTAA
- a CDS encoding CBS domain-containing protein → MDDVFVAQVMSEDLYTVTPDTLVEDAAKGMMERGIGSVIVVEDGELRGILTNTDFVQIVAERRPKDQTPVSEYMSTDLVTADPGDSLSSVSRTMLDHGFHHMPVTDGEDGVVGVVSTTDLTAYLSSLHA, encoded by the coding sequence ATCGACGACGTGTTCGTCGCGCAGGTGATGTCCGAGGATCTGTACACCGTGACTCCCGACACCCTCGTCGAGGACGCCGCGAAGGGGATGATGGAGCGCGGCATCGGCTCGGTGATCGTCGTCGAGGACGGAGAACTGCGAGGGATCCTCACCAACACCGACTTCGTCCAGATCGTCGCCGAGCGACGGCCGAAAGACCAGACGCCCGTCTCCGAGTACATGAGTACCGACCTCGTCACCGCCGACCCTGGCGACTCGCTGTCGTCGGTGTCGCGGACGATGCTGGACCACGGCTTCCACCACATGCCCGTCACCGACGGCGAGGACGGCGTCGTCGGCGTCGTCTCGACGACGGACCTGACCGCCTACCTCTCGTCGCTGCACGCCTGA
- a CDS encoding RNA methyltransferase, with amino-acid sequence MNGTTLDVLVPSSLVREAEDGREATRKLGYVARAATIFRADRLVVFPDREGERRRSGEYVRTVLEYCATPSYLRREVWGKREELRHVGVLPPMRPARSGPDGSELREGIVTEVGPEGRVRVNCGTQHPISLHASPGREYVEGERVTVRVSSREPVRARLTDDPPPGFRVTGATLEDALADADTAIATSRHGRELSVSRLADVRARTRDTHVAVAFGSPGRGLPAILGVDTEDVPVDPDATDGSGFDLWLNAIPRQGSEVVRSEEAIFAALSLLTLTE; translated from the coding sequence ATGAACGGAACGACGCTCGACGTGCTCGTTCCGTCGTCGCTCGTCCGGGAGGCCGAGGACGGCCGCGAGGCCACACGGAAACTCGGCTACGTCGCCCGCGCGGCGACGATCTTCCGGGCGGACCGGTTGGTCGTCTTCCCAGACCGGGAAGGCGAACGCCGCAGAAGCGGCGAGTACGTGCGGACCGTGCTGGAGTACTGCGCGACCCCCTCCTACCTCAGACGCGAGGTGTGGGGGAAACGCGAGGAACTCCGGCACGTCGGCGTGCTCCCGCCGATGCGGCCCGCTCGATCCGGCCCCGACGGGTCGGAACTACGAGAGGGAATCGTGACCGAGGTCGGACCTGAAGGCCGCGTTCGGGTCAATTGCGGAACGCAACACCCGATCTCCCTGCACGCGTCTCCCGGACGGGAGTACGTGGAGGGGGAGCGCGTCACCGTCAGGGTCTCTTCGAGAGAACCGGTTCGTGCCCGCCTCACCGACGACCCCCCACCGGGGTTTCGGGTGACGGGCGCGACCTTGGAGGACGCCCTCGCCGACGCCGACACCGCGATCGCCACGTCGCGACACGGACGCGAACTGTCCGTGTCCCGACTGGCGGACGTGCGTGCCCGCACGCGCGACACACACGTCGCCGTCGCCTTCGGCTCGCCCGGCAGGGGGCTCCCGGCCATCCTCGGCGTGGACACCGAGGATGTCCCGGTCGACCCCGACGCCACGGACGGCTCGGGGTTCGACCTCTGGCTGAACGCGATTCCGCGACAGGGGAGCGAGGTCGTGCGGAGCGAAGAAGCGATCTTCGCCGCGCTCTCGCTGCTCACACTCACGGAGTAA